AAATAGCGACGAGGATTCTCGTCGAATTTTTTGCGGAGCTCGTCGATACGCGAAGGGCCGGCCATTGAGCGTGAGCCAGATGTGTCTACAGGAGGGGCTGGCGGGAACGTGAAAATACATTCCGCCGAGTGAACAAGTCAATCAGGAAGTGCCGCGCTCACTTGATTTTACCTCATTGCCGCTCGTACTTTTCACAGCTTCGACCCGCCTTTTTTCTCGCCTTTTTTAGGAGTATCGCCGCGTGCTGCGACAAATGCGGAGCGCGAGTTTTGTCATCGTGGTGTGGGGCATCATCGCCTTCGCATTTATCGGTGGCTTCCTTTTCGCCCAGACATCCGGACTGCTCGGTCGTACGAGCGTCAATTCCACGACCGCCGTTGCCGTCGTGAACCACCACGACATCCTGTGGAGCGACTACGTCAAGGCGTATCAGGACGAAGTGCAACAGGAGCAACAGCGCTCCGGACGCACTCTCACCGAGGATGAAACTCGCCGCGTTCAGAACGCAACCTTCGACCGCATGGTCATGGACGTTCTGCTACAACAGGAGTACGAACGCCGCGGCATCGTGGTCACGGATGATGAGATAAAAGAGTACGCCAAGTTCGCACCGCCACCGTGGGTGACTTCCGCACCCGAGCTGCAGACTGATGGGCAGTTCGACATGCAGAAGTACCAGCGGTTGCTCGCGAGCTCATACGCGAAGCAGACAGGACTCCTCGCGGGACTCGAGCAGTATTATCGAGGCGAGGTCCCTCGACGCAAACTGTTCGATCAGATCTCGAGTGGGCTTTACGTGACGGACGCGGAGCTCTGGCGCATCTGGCGCGATCAGCACGACAGCGCCTCGGTGAGCTTCGTGGCGTTCCGGCCGCAGCCGGACAGCGCGCTCGCAAAGTCGATCTCGGATGCCGACCTGCACGCGTACTTCGACAAGCACACGGACGAATTCAAGCGCCCTGGGCGAGCGGTACTGTCGGTCGTCGAGATTCCGCGCGTCGTCACTGCCGCCGATAGCGCCGCGGTTCGCAATCACGCAATCGCGCTCCGCAACGAAATCCTCGGCGGTGCCAAGTTCGAAGATGTTGCCAAACGAGAGTCCGCCGATTCAGTCTCTGGCGCAAAAGGCGGCGATCTCGGTAAGGGTGGAAAGGGCCGCTTCGTCGCTCCCTTCGAGCAGGCTGCGTATGCGCTCAAGCCCGGCGAGATCTCGCAGCCGGTGCTGACGCAGTTCGGCTATCACCTCATTCGCCTGGACGAGCGGAAGGGCGACACGCTCTCGCTCCATCATATTCTGCTCCGTATTCAGCCAAGCGATTCGAACGAGGCACTGATCGATCGTAAGGCAGACGAGCTCACCAAGGACGCGGCATCGACGGAACAAGGCGCAAAGCTGGACAGTGCCGCGAAGAAGCTTGGGCTGCCCGTGTTCAAGGTCGTCGCGACGGAAGACGAGCCGGCGACGTACGAGGGTCGTCCGATTCCCAGCGTGAGCGCATGGGCGTTCGGTGGACCGCACGCCGGCGAAACGAGTGAGATGTTCGACGACGAAAGCGGCTACTACCTCGCGCGCCTGGACTCGATCACCGATAGTGGCGAGCCAAAGTTCGAGAATGTGAAAGAACTAGTTAGGCAGCAGGTCGCGCGTGAGCGAGAGATCGACCGGCTGATGCCGGCGGCCCAGAAGCTGGCCGACGCGGCGGCGACCGCGGGCCTGGATGCGGCGGCAGCTCAGCAGAAGCTGCAGGTGCAGCAATCGCCGATGTTCACGCGCGGCACGTTCGTGCCGGGAATCGGCCAATTCAACGAAGCGATCGGCACGGCGTTTGGTCTGCCCGTCCAGGCCGTGGGCGCGCCGGTGAAGACTTCCGATGGGGTCTTCGTGCTCCGCGTCGACAAGCGCGTGCAGGCCGACAGCGCGGCGTGGGTGAAGCAGGTAGCGCAGCAGCGGCAGGCTCGAATGCAGCAGCTCCAGCAGCAGCGCGTGCAGATGTTCTTGCAGGACGTCCGCCAGTCGGCAAAGGTGGACGACCGGCGCAAGCTGATCCTGGCAGCGACGAGGCGAGGAGAGAGTTGAGTAACTTGAGCGTCGCCGAATTCCGAGCCGTGGGTGGTCGCTGAGACCGCTGACAAGGCGCTGAGACCGCTGACTCGCGCCTCATCAACGACAGCTCCACGCAGCGAGTAGCAGCTGGTTTCTTGTTCAAATGCCTCGGGAAGCTTCCAACGATACTGGAAACCTCCCGAGGCATTCACAAATTCAAAACATCATCGGGCGCGGAGCTGCCTTTGCACGCGGAGCCCGTCAGTGGTCTCAGCGCCGTGTCAGTGGTTTCAGCGGCCCTGCTGACCTCAACCCTCCCGGAATTCGGCGACGCCGAACGCTAGCTCAACAATCTCTTCGGCTCGGGCCGGGCTTCCTCGTCGCGGCGCGTCGCGGCTTGAGGATCGGCGGCGGTGAGGCGCTCCGACCGCACCTCGGGCTCCGGCTCGCGGATCTGACGATCCACATCGCTGATGTTCCGCTTGAACTCGCGAATGCCCTTCCCGATCGATGCACCGATCTCCGGCACGCGCCGCGCGCCGAAGAGCACGAGCACGATCACGAGAAGCATCAGCATCTCGGTGAAGCCAAAGTTTCCGAAATTCATAACAATCTCCTAGAAGAGCGATCGCGCGATCAGATAGGCGATCAAAACGCCGACGAGACTCAGCAGTGAAACATCGAAGGCCACGGGCCCTATCGCGAACTTGAGGACCACAAGGTCGATATGCAATGGCCCCAGCTCGGGGGTCACGCCCGTCGTCAGGAACTCCTTTACCGGGCCCGCGGGCAGAAAGCGCCGCGCGACCTGTGTGAAAGTACCACCGACGACGAATCCAATGCAGAGTACCAGGGCATGAAACCCCGGACGATGCTTCGAGGATCCACGAGAAGGACCAATCATTAGGACCGCCGATCCATGACGTAAGAGATGGCATCCGTCAGTGCCGACCGGACTGGGCTATCAGGAAGGGGAGCCAACGACTCCTCGGCCTCCTGCGCGAAGCGTTCACCCCGCTGGTGAGCGCCTTCGATCCCGCCGGCGTCGGCGATAATTGCCACGACGTCGCTGATCAGCTGATCGTCGGGGTCTTCCGTTGCAAACAGCTCCTCCACTCGCGCCTTGCTCGCGCCAGACAGCCGGGGACGAGCAAGAATCAGCGGTAACGTCACCTTGTGCTCCCGAAGATCGAGGCCCGAGGGCTTCCCCGTCACCGCAGAGTCCGAGGTATAGTCGAGGATATCGTCGGCGATCTGGAAAGCCATTCCCAGCAGCTCGCCATAGCGTGACAACACGGAGCGATAACGCACCGCACCGCACAGAGCGCCAGTCTCGCACGCCGCCGAAATCAGCACCGCGGTCTTCGAGCGAATGAGCGCGAAGTAATCATCCTCGGAGAACTCGAGGCCCTCGATCGCAGCGAGCTGACGCATCTCGCCGATGGTCAGCTCGTTCGCGACGGTCGTGAGGATTCGCAAAAATTCGAGGTCGCCCACGTCGACGAGCGCCGCATGGGCGCGCGTGTAGAGAAAGTCTCCCATGATCACGGAGACTTGATGGCTGAACAGCGAGTTCACCGTCGGCAGGCCCCGCCGCAGCACCGAATGATCGACCGAGTCGTCGTGCACGAGCGTTGCGAGGTGCATGAGCTCGACGACCGCGGCGAGACGAAGCGCACGCGCATCGGATTCGCCGGTCACGGCGCTCGACAAGAGCGTGAGCGTGGGACGAAACATCTTCCCGCGCATCCGCAGGAGATGCGCGCTCACCTGCTCGATCATCGGAAGCTCCGAGCTCACGATCGCGTGCATCTCGTCCACGACCCGATCGAGCCGCTCGCGTACGGGCGCTTGAATCGCGCGCAGTGCGTCCGTTGCAGGCCTTCTTTCCCGTGCGACGGTGCTCATCGAGCGACACGCTCCACTTCGTTGATTCGTTTCACCACGTCTCGGAATTCGATGTCGACCACGAATACTCGCTGATAATAACCCAACGCCTCGTCGAAGCGGTTCAGCGCCTGCGCCGCGCGACCAAGAAGATAGAGTAGCCCGATCAATTCTTCGTCGCTGTAACCGCCCTCACCCAGCGCGCGAGCGAGAACCGTCGCCGCGATGCCGTACTGCTGCTTCTCGATGAAGCACTGGCCGATCGCCTCGTACGTCGGCAGACGACCCGCCGGGGCTTTGAGTGCCTTCTGAAATTCCGCAATCGCTTCGTCGACGAGACCCATCTCCTTGAAGGCGACACCCAAATCGTAATGACTCTGGTAATCCTCCTGCGCGACGTTCTCGGCAATCCCCTGCTTGAATTTC
The genomic region above belongs to Gemmatimonadaceae bacterium and contains:
- a CDS encoding peptidyl-prolyl cis-trans isomerase, which produces MLRQMRSASFVIVVWGIIAFAFIGGFLFAQTSGLLGRTSVNSTTAVAVVNHHDILWSDYVKAYQDEVQQEQQRSGRTLTEDETRRVQNATFDRMVMDVLLQQEYERRGIVVTDDEIKEYAKFAPPPWVTSAPELQTDGQFDMQKYQRLLASSYAKQTGLLAGLEQYYRGEVPRRKLFDQISSGLYVTDAELWRIWRDQHDSASVSFVAFRPQPDSALAKSISDADLHAYFDKHTDEFKRPGRAVLSVVEIPRVVTAADSAAVRNHAIALRNEILGGAKFEDVAKRESADSVSGAKGGDLGKGGKGRFVAPFEQAAYALKPGEISQPVLTQFGYHLIRLDERKGDTLSLHHILLRIQPSDSNEALIDRKADELTKDAASTEQGAKLDSAAKKLGLPVFKVVATEDEPATYEGRPIPSVSAWAFGGPHAGETSEMFDDESGYYLARLDSITDSGEPKFENVKELVRQQVAREREIDRLMPAAQKLADAAATAGLDAAAAQQKLQVQQSPMFTRGTFVPGIGQFNEAIGTAFGLPVQAVGAPVKTSDGVFVLRVDKRVQADSAAWVKQVAQQRQARMQQLQQQRVQMFLQDVRQSAKVDDRRKLILAATRRGES
- a CDS encoding DUF4321 domain-containing protein, whose translation is MIGPSRGSSKHRPGFHALVLCIGFVVGGTFTQVARRFLPAGPVKEFLTTGVTPELGPLHIDLVVLKFAIGPVAFDVSLLSLVGVLIAYLIARSLF
- a CDS encoding polyprenyl synthetase family protein, which encodes MSTVARERRPATDALRAIQAPVRERLDRVVDEMHAIVSSELPMIEQVSAHLLRMRGKMFRPTLTLLSSAVTGESDARALRLAAVVELMHLATLVHDDSVDHSVLRRGLPTVNSLFSHQVSVIMGDFLYTRAHAALVDVGDLEFLRILTTVANELTIGEMRQLAAIEGLEFSEDDYFALIRSKTAVLISAACETGALCGAVRYRSVLSRYGELLGMAFQIADDILDYTSDSAVTGKPSGLDLREHKVTLPLILARPRLSGASKARVEELFATEDPDDQLISDVVAIIADAGGIEGAHQRGERFAQEAEESLAPLPDSPVRSALTDAISYVMDRRS
- a CDS encoding twin-arginine translocase TatA/TatE family subunit; this encodes MNFGNFGFTEMLMLLVIVLVLFGARRVPEIGASIGKGIREFKRNISDVDRQIREPEPEVRSERLTAADPQAATRRDEEARPEPKRLLS